One window from the genome of Vicia villosa cultivar HV-30 ecotype Madison, WI unplaced genomic scaffold, Vvil1.0 ctg.000131F_1_1_1, whole genome shotgun sequence encodes:
- the LOC131624491 gene encoding protein WEAK CHLOROPLAST MOVEMENT UNDER BLUE LIGHT 1-like — translation MENLPESPSQSSEESSPVYDSAKGLKHDIDTAAPFESVKDAVSKFGGIVDWKTRRTQSLERSKMVGHEFAKPSTTEELENTKKLIEELRVNLESVERDEVQVKEEAELVIRKIEELEQDIADEASFEAKAQLEVEQSMQSSAASELEFLKKELDSLRREYDSMVNGRDVAINNAEEAVAASKEIEKAVEDLNAELIATKESLNLTRTAHLEAEEQTSGVIDEETRNCKLELEKSEEELETLNQQVLSARVLKSKLEASSSLLLDLKAELAAYMESKLEDETDILRKKELEEVKMNIEKATAEVNSLKEASILLQSELEEEKLSLNKLKESEERASAKVTDLQVELEKSKSAIAFLQMKENEAREVMAELPKKLQAAVQEADEAKSLSHAAQAELLQAQEEAERAKANLATLQNRLRATKMEIGASKVSEKLAKDSIKALERSESTRGGSNKKEVDTSSLVTLTLDEYHELSKRTQKAEEQANLRIAAANSQIEMAKESELRSLEKLEELNEELCVRRESLKIATENAEKAAEGKSAVEHELRSWRADQEQQRKDSEVNTTTAAAPTVNVNDSSHTSKGKAPLENNTNNDNNNNNSNESGSSSDAKNKKKKKKSLFPSKVIMFFAKRKTHPSK, via the exons ATGGAGAACCTTCCAGAATCCCCTAGTCAGTCTAGTGAAGAATCTTCACCAGTTTATGATTCTGCTAAAGGTCTTAAGCATGACATTGATACAGCAGCACCTTTTGAATCTGTCAAAGATGCTGTCTCCAAATTCGGAGGAATAGTCGATTGGAAAACCCGTAGAACCCAAAGTCTGGAG AGAAGCAAGATGGTAGGACATGAATTTGCAAAACCGAGCACGACCGAGGAACTGGAAAACACGAAGAAACTCATAGAAGAACTCAGAGTCAATTTAGAAAGTGTAGAAAGAGACGAGGTTCAGGTTAAAGAAGAAGCCGAACTTGTGATTCGCAAAATCGAGGAGCTGGAGCAAGACATTGCAGATGAAGCCAGTTTTGAAGCCAAGGCACAGCTTGAGGTTGAACAATCCATGCAAAGTTCCGCGGCTTCGGAATTGGAGTTCTTGAAAAAAGAATTGGACTCTTTAAGGAGAGAGTATGATTCTATGGTGAATGGAAGGGATGTAGCTATCAACAATGCGGAAGAGGCTGTTGCAGCATCTAAAGAGATAGAAAAAGCAGTTGAAGATTTAAATGCTGAGTTAATTGCAACAAAGGAGTCATTGAATTTGACTCGAACAGCGCATTTGGAAGCCGAGGAACAAACATCAGGcgtcattgatgaagaaactcGCAACTGTAAGCTTGAACTCGAAAAATCAGAAGAAGAACTCGAGACACTAAACCAACAAGTTTTATCAGCAAGAGTTCTCAAATCAAAATTGGAAGCTTCTTCCTCTTTGTTGCTCGATTTGAAAGCCGAGTTAGCAGCGTACATGGAATCAAAACTAGAAGATGAAACCGATATTTTAAGAAAGAAGGAACTCGAGGAAGTGAAAATGAACATAGAAAAAGCAACAGCTGAGGTCAATAGCTTGAAAGAAGCTTCAATATTGCTTCAATCAGAACTAGAAGAAGAGAAGTTGAGTCTCAACAAGTTAAAAGAAAGCGAAGAAAGAGCTTCTGCTAAAGTCACTGACCTTCAAGTCGAGCTCGAGAAATCAAAATCAGCAATAGCTTTTCTtcaaatgaaagaaaatgaagCAAGAGAGGTTATGGCTGAGTTACCTAAGAAACTTCAAGCAGCAGTACAAGAAGCCGATGAAGCCAAATCATTATCTCATGCTGCTCAAGCCGAACTTCTTCAAGCACAAGAAGAAGCTGAACGAGCCAAAGCAAATTTAGCTACGTTGCAAAACAGATTACGAGCAACAAAAATGGAGATAG GAGCTTCGAAAGTTTCTGAAAAGTTGGCTAAAGATTCAATCAAAGCGTTGGAGAGAAGTGAATCAACTAGAGGAGGAAGCAACAAGAAAGAAGTTGATACTTCATCTCTTGTGACACTCACATTAGATGAATACCATGAACTCAGCAAGAGAACTCAGAAAGCCGAGGAACAAGCTAATCTAAGAATCGCAGCTGCAAACTCACAGATTGAGATGGCAAAGGAATCTGAATTAAGAAGCTTGGAGAAACTAGAAGAACTGAATGAAGAGCTGTGTGTGAGAAGAGAATCATTGAAAATTGCAACTGAGAATGCTGAGAAAGCGGCAGAAGGAAAATCAGCTGTAGAACACGAGTTGAGATCATGGAGAGCTGATCAAGAACAACAAAGGAAGGATAGTGAGGTTAATACTACTACTGCTGCTGCTCCAACTGTGAATGTAAATGATTCATCACACACCTCAAAGGGAAAAGCTCCTTTAGAAAACAATACTAATaatgataacaataataataatagcaatGAAAGTGGATCGTCTTCGGATGCGAagaacaaaaagaagaagaagaaatcattGTTTCCTTCAAAGGTTATTATGTTCTTTGCTAAAAGGAAAACACATCCTAGCAAGTGA
- the LOC131624492 gene encoding plastidal glycolate/glycerate translocator 1, chloroplastic-like codes for MATHFLITPFPLITNQSLKPSFIFRSTPSAKSAPLSLPNIRKKSSFLCSPIAPTMLNSGLLQKGTHGSSQSRQLSTRSAQTDSGSTSSLTQNVFGVLHLIVSLGLFVATDKFLKQAFVAAAIKFPSALFGMFCIFSVLIILDSTVPSAATAVMNFFEPAFMFIQRWLPLFYVPSLVVLPLSVRDIPAASGIKIGLIVVGGWLATLCVAGFTAIAVRKAVKTTLIDAEPMGKPSPFSTIEVWTWTVILVTSFVSALFYPTLLGTSARTCLPFLLSSTVLGYIVGTGLPSSVKKVFHPIICCALSSVLTAFAFGYFSKLGLDPVLGYYLTNVSNNPGAGDILMGFLGSVILSFSFSMFKQRKLVKRHAAEIFTSVIISTIFSLYSTALVGRLLQLEPSLTVSILPRCITVALALSIVSLFDGANPSLTAAVVVVTGLVGANFVQATLDKLRFSDPIARGIATASSAHGLGTAALSAKEPEALPFCAIAYALNGIFGSLLCSIPIVRQSLIAIIG; via the exons ATGGCGACCCATTTCCTCATCACTCCCTTTCCACTTATCACTAACCAATCTCTTAAACCATCTTTCATCTTTCGCTCCACCCCCTCTGCAAAATCTGCACCTCTTTCTCTCCCAAATATTAGAAAAAAGTCTTCCTTTTTGTGTAGCCCAATAGCTCCTACAATGTTGAATTCCGGTTTATTGCAAAAGGGTACTCATGGAAGTTCTCAAAGTAGACAACTTTCAACTCGTTCAGCTCAAACTGATTCTGGAAGCACTTCATCACTCACTCAAAAT GtgtttggggtgttacatttgatTGTGTCTCTGGGGCTTTTTGTTGCTACGGATAAGTTTTTGAAGCAAGCATTTGTGGCTGCTGCAATCAAATTCCCTAGTGCATTGTTTGGAATGTTTTGTATATTCTCAGTTTTGATTATTCTTGACTCAACTGTGCCATCTGCAGCTACAGCAGTGATGAACTTCTTTGAGCCTGCTTTTATGTTCATCCAGAGATGGCTCCCTTTGTTCTATGTTCCTTCTTTGGTTGTTTTGCCCCTTTCCGTTAGAGATATTCCTGCCGCTTCTGGCATCAAAATTGGCCTTATTGTAG TTGGAGGATGGCTAGCTACACTATGTGTTGCTGGTTTCACAGCTATAGCAGTAAGGAAAGCCGTTAAAACAACATTGATAGATGCTGAGCCGATGGGAAAGCCTTCTCCATTTTCTACCATTGAAGTGTGGACGTGGACTGTGATTCTCGTAACATCATTTGTTAGTGCACTATTTTATCCAACATTGTTGGGGACAAGTGCTAGAACATGCCTTCCATTTTTGCTTTCATCCACAGTGTTGGGCTACATAGTTGGTACTGg GTTgccatcaagtgtgaagaaagtCTTCCATCCTATAATTTGCTGTGCACTATCATCAGTTCTGACAGCATTTGCTTTCGGGTATTTTTCCAAGTTAGGACTCGATCCTGTTCTAGGATATTACCTTACCAATGTATCCAACAATCCCGGAGCTGGTGACATCTTAATGGGATTTTTGGGATCTGTTATTCTCTCCTTTTCCTTCTCTATGTTCAAGCAAAGAAAG CTTGTGAAAAGGCATGCTGCTGAGATTTTCACCTCTGTCATCATCTCAACAATATTCTCGTTGTACTCAACCGCTCTTGTTGGACGACTTCTTCAATTAGAACCATCCTTAACTGTGTCCATTCTACCCAGATGTATAACAGTGGCATTGGCCCTCAGTATTGTATCCTTGTTTGACG GTGCCAATCCATCTCTCACAGCAGCTGTGGTTGTTGTAACTGGTCTAGTTGGGGCAAATTTCGTGCAAGCAACTCTTGATAAACTCAGATTTAGTGATCCGATTGCCAGAGGAATAGCAACCGCTTCAAG TGCACATGGACTTGGAACAGCAGCATTATCTGCAAAGGAACCTGAAGCTCTCCCATTTTGTGCCATTGCTTATGCTCTGAATGGCATATTTGGATCTTTACTATGTTCAATTCCTATTGTCAGACAAAGCTTGATTGCTATTATTGGCTGA